From the Longibacter salinarum genome, one window contains:
- a CDS encoding FtsX-like permease family protein, translating into MLFNYLTIAARSLRKRIGPTIINVMGLTIGIAACLLIGLWVEREMSFDDFHPEADRIHRVALEARITDAINKTIGVPAPLAPAIRSDIPQAEAVVRVRPSRVIFRRGSMSLSERMTLKSDSTFFDVFGGFEVIQGDRSTALNPVDAVVLTETTAQELFDRTDVVGETLQMDGGLRRVTAVMADVPETSHLQFRAVARRQGIRDVFKENWTGFAYVTYARLVDEATTADFQAQLDAVVENRAMEDIQERFGDPSDNFVYRLVAESLPSVYLHSPYNNIGPSGSIATVYLLALVGIFVLLIACINFMNLATARATERATEVGMRKALGAAREQLTGQFLGEAILTTAIATVIAFLLAMSTLPLFNQLAGTSLTASGLLRPGVLAGGIAVAVVIGAIAGSYPALVLSRFAPSTVLRASGPTTSGGQGRRLRQGLVVFQFAISIVLIIGTLVVQSQFDFIQSKRLGLDKERVVEIKRSDDLEAQQNVFVERLRRVSGVQSVAMGEGLFTGVSQTSFMPVGGDGDDVQALKYMQVGARFIESMDMSIVKGRAFDPARRGDSTAVVLNQAAVDLYGWDKPLQQQLQSCDTLCTYDVIGVVENFHYASMREEVKPLAILLDHPNSTPSRPKSIYARLTPGNTSVALDGIRDAWVAIAGGTPFQYTFLDQRYDRVHRDVQWASRLFTLFAALAILIACLGLFGLATYTVQRRAKEIGIRKAMGATAAQVVGMLSREFIQLVALAFFVALPISYFAMNELLSYYAYRTDIGVGLLVVAGAASLVIALLAVSTQAFRAARLNPATTLRDE; encoded by the coding sequence ATGCTCTTCAATTACCTGACGATCGCCGCACGGAGTCTCCGTAAGCGTATCGGCCCGACGATCATCAACGTAATGGGTTTGACCATCGGCATCGCCGCATGCCTGCTCATCGGCCTCTGGGTGGAGCGGGAAATGAGCTTCGACGATTTTCATCCCGAAGCCGACCGGATTCATCGTGTCGCTCTTGAGGCACGTATCACCGATGCGATAAACAAAACCATTGGCGTTCCAGCACCGCTCGCTCCCGCGATTCGGAGCGACATTCCGCAGGCCGAGGCCGTCGTGCGGGTGCGTCCCAGCCGCGTCATCTTTCGCCGCGGGTCGATGTCGTTGTCTGAACGCATGACGCTGAAGTCCGACTCGACGTTCTTCGATGTATTTGGCGGCTTCGAGGTGATCCAGGGAGACCGGAGCACGGCGCTGAATCCGGTCGATGCCGTCGTTCTTACCGAGACAACCGCGCAAGAATTGTTCGACCGGACGGATGTTGTCGGTGAGACGTTGCAGATGGACGGCGGGCTTCGGCGCGTGACCGCGGTGATGGCGGACGTGCCAGAGACATCGCACCTTCAGTTTCGAGCGGTCGCTCGGCGGCAGGGTATACGCGACGTGTTCAAGGAGAACTGGACAGGGTTTGCCTATGTGACGTATGCGAGGCTCGTGGATGAGGCCACGACGGCAGATTTCCAGGCGCAACTCGACGCTGTTGTCGAGAACCGGGCGATGGAAGACATTCAGGAGCGATTTGGCGATCCGTCGGACAACTTCGTTTATCGCCTCGTTGCCGAGTCACTTCCCTCCGTGTATCTCCATTCGCCGTACAACAACATTGGTCCCAGCGGCTCCATCGCTACGGTGTATCTGCTGGCTCTCGTCGGCATCTTCGTCCTGTTGATCGCGTGCATCAACTTCATGAACCTGGCGACGGCGCGTGCGACGGAGCGCGCGACGGAAGTCGGAATGCGAAAAGCACTCGGTGCCGCGCGGGAGCAGCTTACCGGACAGTTTCTCGGTGAGGCCATTTTGACGACGGCGATCGCAACGGTGATAGCCTTTCTCCTCGCGATGTCCACGCTGCCTCTTTTCAATCAGTTGGCGGGTACGTCGCTGACGGCATCGGGTCTGCTCCGTCCAGGTGTTCTCGCAGGAGGAATTGCCGTGGCTGTCGTTATCGGTGCCATTGCCGGCAGTTATCCAGCTCTCGTTCTATCGCGCTTCGCTCCGTCCACGGTCCTGCGCGCGTCCGGTCCGACGACCTCGGGCGGCCAGGGGCGACGGTTGCGTCAGGGTCTTGTGGTCTTCCAGTTTGCGATCTCTATCGTCCTCATCATCGGGACGCTGGTTGTGCAGAGCCAGTTCGACTTTATCCAGTCGAAGCGTCTCGGATTGGACAAAGAGCGCGTTGTCGAGATCAAGCGGTCCGACGATCTGGAGGCGCAGCAAAACGTATTTGTCGAGCGTCTGCGGCGCGTTTCAGGCGTGCAATCCGTCGCCATGGGAGAGGGATTGTTCACTGGCGTCTCGCAGACCTCATTCATGCCCGTCGGCGGAGATGGAGACGACGTTCAAGCGCTGAAATACATGCAGGTCGGCGCCCGCTTCATCGAGTCGATGGACATGTCGATCGTCAAGGGACGCGCGTTCGACCCCGCGAGAAGAGGTGATTCCACCGCAGTGGTGCTCAATCAGGCGGCGGTCGACCTGTACGGGTGGGATAAGCCTCTACAGCAGCAACTTCAGTCGTGCGACACGTTGTGCACGTACGATGTCATCGGCGTCGTCGAAAACTTTCACTACGCGTCCATGCGGGAGGAAGTAAAACCGTTGGCCATCCTTCTCGATCATCCGAATTCGACTCCCAGCCGCCCGAAGAGCATCTACGCGCGCCTCACTCCGGGAAATACGTCCGTAGCGCTCGACGGTATCCGTGATGCATGGGTCGCGATCGCGGGTGGAACGCCTTTCCAATACACCTTCCTCGATCAGAGGTACGATCGGGTTCACCGCGATGTGCAGTGGGCAAGCCGGCTGTTCACGCTGTTCGCAGCGCTGGCCATTCTGATTGCCTGCCTCGGACTGTTCGGGCTGGCGACGTACACGGTCCAGCGACGGGCGAAAGAGATCGGCATCCGCAAGGCGATGGGCGCCACGGCAGCACAGGTTGTCGGGATGCTCTCTCGCGAATTCATCCAACTGGTTGCCCTCGCATTTTTTGTCGCGTTGCCAATCTCGTATTTCGCCATGAATGAATTGCTGTCCTACTACGCCTACCGAACGGACATTGGCGTCGGATTGCTGGTGGTGGCCGGTGCAGCCAGCCTTGTGATCGCTCTCCTCGCGGTTAGCACACAGGCGTTCCGAGCGGCTCGCCTCAACCCCGCGACCACGCTCCGGGATGAGTAA
- a CDS encoding response regulator yields the protein MTTASDVPRSSTTTPHIVVIEDDDNLLQTYGVFLRHFLSAEPVKLFDAIEPALEYLRDATPDIILTDLSLPSVEDAGVVSILHDAAPDVPILVISGSSSNRLVRESLDGGAIGYVLKGKRSEIVEGVEAALRGESYLSGELSI from the coding sequence GTGACTACTGCATCTGACGTACCGCGTTCTTCCACCACAACGCCGCATATCGTGGTGATCGAAGACGACGACAACTTGCTGCAGACGTACGGCGTCTTCCTTCGCCACTTTCTCTCGGCCGAACCGGTAAAGCTGTTCGACGCGATCGAGCCCGCACTCGAGTACTTGCGCGATGCCACCCCGGACATCATTCTGACAGATCTTTCGCTTCCGTCCGTGGAGGATGCCGGGGTCGTATCCATTCTCCATGACGCTGCGCCCGACGTGCCGATTCTCGTGATATCGGGCTCATCGTCGAACCGACTGGTCCGCGAGTCCCTCGACGGAGGAGCAATTGGTTATGTGTTGAAGGGCAAACGCAGCGAGATTGTCGAGGGCGTGGAGGCGGCTTTGCGTGGCGAATCGTACCTCAGCGGCGAACTCAGCATCTAA
- a CDS encoding D-Ala-D-Ala carboxypeptidase family metallohydrolase has protein sequence MPVLPGGTARAVAFVSVVLLFLTGYVSVTELGDEVRARPNGEAMAQTAPAPVISSGVLSASWKDDAAHEDEPRSPLRLRFGDDLIRERVMAVSVMPGESVPVSIGNARSVEVTANAGEAVQGLGNQWLYHAPDKPGTARLTVRDTERDASLQLHIFVLKPWDHRGTSIEGYRIGRYQSEARGGLETYERPRGFVRVTETNRDVRVSPNFRLAQFLCKQQGGTTEFALLDTKLIQALEDVLAAVREKGHDAATLHVMSGFRTPFYNRAIGNTTIYSRHLYGDAADVFVDVDNDGRMDDLNRDGRVTEADARYLADIIESAAGEDGTFIGGLGTYGPASHRGPFVHLDFRGYTARW, from the coding sequence ATGCCTGTTCTACCTGGTGGCACCGCCCGAGCCGTTGCGTTCGTCAGCGTCGTTCTTCTCTTTCTCACGGGCTACGTGTCCGTAACCGAGTTGGGTGACGAGGTGCGTGCCCGTCCCAATGGCGAAGCGATGGCTCAGACCGCACCCGCTCCTGTGATTTCATCCGGCGTCTTGTCGGCCTCCTGGAAGGATGACGCGGCGCACGAGGACGAACCACGATCTCCGCTTCGCCTCCGGTTCGGCGACGACCTCATTCGCGAGCGCGTCATGGCGGTGTCTGTGATGCCCGGAGAATCCGTCCCGGTGAGTATCGGAAACGCGCGCTCCGTTGAGGTAACAGCGAATGCAGGCGAGGCCGTGCAGGGACTCGGGAATCAGTGGCTGTACCATGCCCCGGATAAACCCGGCACCGCCCGCCTCACCGTGCGCGACACCGAACGTGATGCGTCGCTGCAACTCCATATCTTTGTCTTGAAGCCCTGGGATCACCGGGGCACCTCGATAGAGGGGTATCGCATTGGACGCTACCAGAGCGAGGCCCGCGGCGGGCTGGAGACGTATGAGCGGCCTCGCGGTTTTGTCCGTGTGACCGAGACGAATCGCGACGTGCGGGTCTCGCCCAACTTTCGCCTGGCCCAGTTTCTCTGCAAGCAGCAGGGGGGCACGACCGAGTTCGCGCTCCTCGATACGAAGCTCATTCAGGCCCTCGAGGACGTTCTGGCTGCCGTCCGCGAGAAAGGCCACGACGCGGCGACGCTTCACGTCATGAGCGGTTTTCGTACGCCGTTTTACAACCGTGCCATTGGCAACACCACCATTTACAGCCGACACCTCTACGGTGACGCGGCCGACGTTTTTGTCGACGTAGACAATGATGGCCGAATGGATGACCTGAACCGCGATGGGCGCGTGACCGAAGCGGATGCGCGGTATCTGGCTGACATCATCGAGTCGGCGGCCGGCGAAGATGGGACGTTCATCGGCGGGCTCGGAACGTATGGCCCAGCCTCGCACCGTGGTCCGTTCGTTCACCTCGACTTCCGCGGGTACACGGCCCGGTGGTAG
- a CDS encoding mechanosensitive ion channel family protein translates to MEQAWSFIEQLAADEEVIAAVRAALKIGIGFLVARLASHAVSRMFATQTTAHQEILARRVTFYLILGVFCASALSELGFDLGILLGAAGILTVALGFASQTSASNVISGLFLLGEKPFEVGDVIRVGTTTGEVLSVDLLSVKLRTFDNLFVRLPNETMIKSEIVNLQRFPIRRYDLQVGVAYKEDMRAVRDALSEVAEQHPLCLEEPAPMVLFQGYGESSLNFQFSVWASQENYMDVRNSIPAEVKEAFDARGIEIPFPHRTLVPASSGAPFSIQSAHDTADSA, encoded by the coding sequence ATGGAGCAAGCGTGGAGCTTCATTGAACAACTTGCGGCAGACGAAGAGGTCATCGCGGCTGTACGCGCGGCCCTCAAGATTGGCATCGGCTTTCTCGTTGCGCGCCTCGCCAGCCATGCCGTGTCGCGCATGTTCGCGACGCAGACAACCGCACACCAGGAAATCCTCGCGCGCCGCGTCACGTTCTACCTCATCCTCGGCGTTTTCTGCGCGTCCGCGCTTTCGGAGCTGGGCTTTGACCTGGGCATCCTTCTCGGGGCCGCGGGGATTCTGACGGTCGCGCTCGGGTTCGCCTCGCAGACCTCCGCCTCCAACGTTATCAGCGGCCTCTTTTTGCTTGGGGAAAAACCGTTCGAGGTCGGCGACGTGATCCGTGTCGGCACTACGACGGGCGAGGTCCTCTCCGTCGATCTTCTCTCCGTCAAGCTGCGCACATTCGACAACCTCTTCGTCCGCCTGCCGAACGAGACGATGATCAAGTCGGAGATCGTGAACCTGCAGCGGTTTCCGATTCGCCGCTACGATCTCCAGGTGGGCGTGGCCTACAAAGAGGACATGCGGGCCGTGCGGGATGCGCTCTCTGAGGTCGCGGAGCAGCACCCGTTATGCCTGGAGGAGCCGGCCCCCATGGTTCTGTTCCAGGGGTACGGGGAGTCGTCGCTCAACTTTCAGTTCTCCGTGTGGGCCAGTCAGGAGAACTACATGGACGTGCGCAACTCCATTCCCGCCGAGGTCAAAGAAGCCTTCGACGCGCGTGGCATCGAGATTCCGTTCCCCCACCGGACGCTCGTCCCGGCAAGCAGCGGTGCACCGTTTTCCATTCAATCTGCCCACGATACCGCCGATTCAGCCTGA
- a CDS encoding DsrE/DsrF/DrsH-like family protein, whose protein sequence is MEAPLSYAEQFGQKTTDEDSLERVLIISSKGTLEDVYAALIMANGAVMEGIETHLFFTFFGLDAITKKKQDGLHTATVGNPALSRYLPTMVGGLPGFEAMVSKAMKKQMEELDIPPVSEFLEMIVAGGGKIYGCQLAVEMFKLEREDLIDDLEDIITVGEMLKLAGGSRSQAFFV, encoded by the coding sequence ATGGAAGCTCCCCTCTCATACGCCGAACAATTCGGCCAGAAAACCACCGATGAGGATTCACTCGAACGGGTGCTCATCATCAGCTCAAAAGGCACACTCGAAGACGTGTACGCTGCGCTCATCATGGCGAACGGTGCCGTGATGGAAGGCATCGAGACGCATCTCTTCTTCACCTTTTTTGGCCTGGACGCCATTACCAAGAAAAAGCAGGATGGTCTGCACACGGCGACGGTCGGCAATCCGGCGTTGAGCCGCTACCTGCCGACGATGGTCGGAGGCCTGCCGGGGTTCGAGGCGATGGTGTCGAAAGCCATGAAGAAGCAGATGGAAGAGCTCGACATTCCGCCCGTGTCCGAATTCCTGGAGATGATCGTCGCAGGCGGCGGAAAGATCTATGGCTGTCAGCTCGCCGTCGAGATGTTCAAGCTTGAGCGCGAGGACTTGATCGACGATCTCGAGGACATCATCACCGTGGGAGAAATGCTGAAGCTCGCCGGAGGTAGCCGCTCACAGGCCTTCTTCGTCTGA
- a CDS encoding YbjN domain-containing protein: protein MRTLLLAVVLSLAVFPASAQIGSSSSSASYDTRVKKALDAEDWNYEIDDDGDFKMVVGFEEEDRSQLVWVISNTLENQGLEIREVWSPVYKSETSTLPDEIAQWAIEASWDMVVGSLAADGSGTVYFVAKIDAEASSEVLSKMIRIAAGAGDELEKQKSPGDEL, encoded by the coding sequence ATGCGTACACTGCTTCTCGCCGTTGTTCTCTCTCTTGCTGTCTTTCCTGCTTCCGCCCAGATCGGGTCCAGCAGTTCCTCCGCATCGTACGATACCCGCGTCAAGAAGGCGCTCGATGCGGAAGACTGGAACTATGAAATTGACGACGATGGCGATTTCAAAATGGTCGTTGGCTTCGAGGAAGAGGATCGTTCGCAGCTCGTGTGGGTGATCAGCAATACGCTGGAGAACCAGGGACTGGAGATTCGCGAGGTCTGGTCGCCCGTGTATAAGTCCGAGACATCGACCCTTCCAGATGAGATCGCGCAGTGGGCTATCGAGGCCTCCTGGGACATGGTCGTCGGGTCGCTGGCAGCAGATGGGAGCGGCACCGTCTATTTTGTTGCGAAGATCGATGCCGAAGCCTCGTCGGAGGTTCTATCGAAGATGATTCGCATCGCCGCTGGAGCCGGCGACGAACTCGAGAAGCAGAAAAGCCCGGGAGATGAGCTCTAA
- a CDS encoding CAP domain-containing protein codes for MSLSCFQRILIGFCTACLVTWGLTACGNLNMRCDGGGKGGSCYMVDGPPDRHTRTAYQPPWSDEYHDLADRRSDVNEHLLEVTNETRQKEGIPVVKEDPTLAQNACWHNQDMIAHNYLGHNDSDDRMPWDRVQREHRRLIGEASENAHSRAATSGRAPRDMAEMVVDSWMKSPGHRETLMEAKWTHLGVCLSESEHTSRATQVFARVQAYLADPLPWAMAPGESTTVRLSLVVAERKPTRYAFVPVGQPTYKTFRRPSAGQPFDGTLTVPSTTGTYELHVQIPDDDGGAEAFKGPRVEVTSDGEPTY; via the coding sequence ATGTCTCTCTCCTGTTTTCAGCGTATTCTAATCGGCTTTTGCACAGCATGTCTGGTGACGTGGGGACTCACCGCATGCGGCAACCTCAACATGCGGTGTGACGGAGGCGGGAAAGGCGGTTCTTGCTACATGGTCGACGGTCCGCCCGATCGGCACACGCGCACCGCATACCAGCCTCCCTGGTCCGACGAGTACCACGATCTGGCGGACCGACGCAGCGATGTCAACGAACACCTTCTTGAGGTAACGAACGAGACGCGTCAGAAGGAAGGCATTCCGGTGGTGAAAGAAGACCCAACTCTTGCCCAGAATGCGTGCTGGCACAACCAGGACATGATCGCGCACAACTACCTCGGTCATAACGACTCCGACGATCGAATGCCGTGGGACCGTGTTCAGCGCGAACACCGGCGCCTGATTGGGGAGGCGTCCGAGAACGCGCACAGCCGGGCTGCGACTAGCGGGCGGGCGCCTCGCGATATGGCAGAGATGGTCGTCGACTCCTGGATGAAGAGTCCGGGCCACCGTGAGACCCTCATGGAGGCCAAGTGGACACACCTCGGTGTTTGTTTGTCCGAATCCGAACACACGAGCCGTGCCACCCAGGTGTTCGCCCGCGTGCAGGCCTATCTCGCCGATCCGTTGCCGTGGGCAATGGCGCCCGGTGAGTCGACAACCGTCAGGCTTTCGCTCGTCGTCGCCGAACGTAAACCGACGCGCTACGCGTTCGTCCCTGTTGGTCAGCCCACATACAAAACGTTTCGTCGCCCGTCTGCAGGACAGCCGTTCGACGGAACCCTGACCGTTCCTTCCACGACCGGCACGTACGAGCTCCACGTCCAAATTCCCGACGATGACGGTGGGGCGGAGGCCTTCAAAGGCCCGCGCGTGGAGGTGACGTCGGACGGCGAGCCGACGTACTAA
- a CDS encoding CAP domain-containing protein encodes MFTRSVLRSSILAVAVVALMVSIVGCGSVNMRCDGAGGGYSCTQIDGPPEQHSRTSYQPVWSDEYYDLAYGWSLVSDEVVSLTNAERNDRGRSVLREDATLSQIACWHNQDMLGHGYMGHEDSDDRMPSDRVAREHRRLIGTVGENTLTTGRMDRDASRESQMRWAESIMRQWMNSTGHRSNILDRDWTHLGACVSQDSSASRGTQVFAQAWAYLEEPLPWTMSPGDSIAVSFQLEKAPAPPRRYEWAPAGENLAKAFNEGTGQPLTEKLYLPESTGTYALRVLVPKGGGRYTVVGGPRVWVKPPGEPAY; translated from the coding sequence ATGTTCACGCGATCCGTTCTCCGATCTAGCATCCTAGCGGTTGCTGTGGTCGCGCTGATGGTTTCTATCGTCGGATGTGGAAGTGTCAACATGCGGTGTGACGGTGCTGGAGGGGGATACTCCTGTACGCAAATCGATGGCCCGCCGGAGCAGCATTCTCGTACCTCATACCAGCCGGTCTGGTCAGACGAATATTACGATCTCGCCTACGGATGGTCGCTGGTTTCGGATGAGGTCGTAAGCCTGACTAACGCAGAGCGCAACGACAGGGGGCGATCGGTGCTGAGGGAAGACGCGACCCTCTCGCAGATCGCCTGCTGGCACAATCAGGACATGCTCGGCCACGGCTACATGGGGCACGAAGACTCGGACGACCGCATGCCGTCCGACCGGGTCGCTCGCGAGCACCGACGCCTGATCGGAACGGTTGGAGAAAACACCCTGACGACGGGGCGAATGGATCGGGATGCCTCTCGTGAGAGCCAGATGCGGTGGGCTGAAAGCATTATGCGGCAGTGGATGAACAGCACCGGTCATCGGTCTAATATTCTCGACCGCGACTGGACGCATCTCGGGGCGTGCGTCTCGCAGGACTCATCTGCGAGCCGGGGGACGCAGGTGTTTGCCCAGGCGTGGGCGTATCTGGAGGAGCCGCTGCCATGGACCATGTCGCCAGGGGACTCGATCGCCGTTTCTTTCCAGTTGGAGAAGGCGCCGGCTCCACCCAGGCGTTACGAGTGGGCCCCGGCGGGCGAGAACCTAGCGAAGGCGTTCAACGAAGGAACGGGGCAACCGCTGACCGAAAAGCTCTACCTTCCTGAATCCACCGGGACGTATGCCCTGCGCGTCCTCGTCCCGAAAGGTGGTGGGCGGTACACCGTTGTGGGCGGACCGCGCGTCTGGGTGAAGCCGCCGGGCGAACCGGCGTACTGA
- a CDS encoding TusE/DsrC/DsvC family sulfur relay protein, protein MDVQLAGQTVALDAEGYLQNMSDWIPEMAREIAAVEEIDLTDKHWDVINFLREQEESGAKLTIRRVGKSGIVSIKEFYDLFPGGPLKISSKIAGIPKPASCV, encoded by the coding sequence ATGGACGTTCAACTTGCCGGACAGACCGTTGCCCTCGACGCCGAAGGCTACCTGCAGAACATGTCGGACTGGATCCCGGAGATGGCGCGCGAAATCGCTGCTGTCGAAGAGATCGACCTGACGGACAAACACTGGGATGTGATCAACTTCCTGCGTGAACAGGAAGAGTCCGGTGCGAAACTAACGATCCGCCGCGTCGGGAAATCGGGCATCGTGTCGATCAAAGAGTTCTACGACCTCTTCCCCGGCGGACCCCTCAAGATATCGAGCAAGATTGCGGGCATTCCGAAGCCCGCCAGTTGCGTCTAA
- a CDS encoding L,D-transpeptidase family protein: MNVSADQRVRQIGINLERWRWMPDNLGSRYVVVNIAGFSLNVIEDGRSVLSMRVITGRPFRQTPVFSDEISYLVFNPYWHIPQSLAVQDKLPMIRRDPGYLARQRIQVFRGWGADAARVDPAMIDWSTTSASNFPYRLRQDPGPWNALGRVKFMFPNPYSVYLHDTPERGLFEQAERTFSSGCIRVAKPAELAVYLLADHPDWTPERIRTAMQDGTTEQAVVLNERVLVHLQYWTTWTENGDVHFRNDVYGRDVLLLEALEDRRVVS; the protein is encoded by the coding sequence ATGAACGTGTCAGCCGATCAGCGCGTGCGGCAGATTGGCATAAACCTCGAGCGGTGGCGATGGATGCCCGACAATCTGGGATCGCGCTATGTCGTGGTGAACATTGCCGGCTTTTCCCTGAACGTGATCGAGGACGGGCGCTCCGTCTTGTCGATGCGGGTGATCACGGGACGGCCGTTTCGCCAGACGCCCGTCTTCTCGGACGAAATCTCCTACCTTGTCTTCAACCCCTATTGGCACATCCCTCAATCATTGGCTGTCCAAGATAAGCTGCCGATGATCCGTCGGGATCCAGGCTATCTCGCGCGGCAGCGCATTCAGGTGTTTCGCGGCTGGGGCGCTGACGCTGCCCGCGTTGACCCCGCCATGATCGACTGGTCTACAACGTCGGCGTCCAACTTTCCATACCGACTCCGGCAGGATCCCGGCCCGTGGAATGCGCTCGGTCGTGTCAAATTTATGTTTCCGAATCCGTACAGCGTTTACCTGCATGACACACCGGAGCGCGGGCTCTTCGAGCAGGCGGAGCGGACATTTAGCTCGGGCTGTATCCGTGTGGCGAAACCTGCGGAGTTGGCGGTCTATCTGCTCGCAGATCATCCCGACTGGACCCCCGAGCGGATTCGCACCGCGATGCAGGATGGTACGACGGAGCAAGCCGTGGTGTTGAATGAACGTGTCCTGGTTCATCTGCAGTACTGGACGACCTGGACCGAGAATGGCGACGTTCATTTCCGAAACGACGTGTATGGTCGGGACGTGTTGCTTCTCGAAGCTCTAGAGGATCGCAGGGTCGTCTCCTGA
- a CDS encoding MmcB family DNA repair protein, producing the protein MSEHRLQNAIYQFFHGKRHPITIPNCGACGVGKADLLSVTKAHLVHEVEIKHTVADFHRDFEEKTYKHHALANQKGYRTANYFWFGVPEDLIEPDDVPDYAGLLYVNEAGGVDEIISAPRIHSKKLRERDRAYIERGLTLRYWNTRLT; encoded by the coding sequence ATGTCCGAGCATCGCCTTCAGAATGCCATCTACCAGTTCTTTCATGGGAAGCGTCATCCCATCACGATCCCAAACTGCGGGGCGTGTGGCGTGGGAAAAGCCGACCTCCTCTCCGTGACAAAGGCTCATCTCGTGCACGAAGTCGAGATCAAACACACGGTGGCCGACTTCCACCGCGACTTCGAGGAAAAGACGTACAAGCATCACGCCCTCGCAAATCAGAAGGGCTACCGAACGGCCAACTACTTTTGGTTCGGCGTGCCCGAAGACCTGATCGAGCCCGACGACGTGCCCGATTACGCGGGTTTACTGTACGTAAACGAAGCCGGGGGCGTCGATGAAATCATCTCCGCCCCCCGGATCCACAGTAAGAAGCTTCGCGAACGCGACCGTGCCTACATCGAGCGCGGACTCACGCTTCGCTACTGGAATACCCGCCTAACGTAG
- the sqr gene encoding type III sulfide quinone reductase, selenoprotein subtype: MKDLVILGAGTAGTMMLNKLVRALDRSEWRLTIVDKDRVHYYQPGFLFIPFGMYNEGDVTRPKEDFFPKGTNVIWDEVTRVEPEENVVHLSDGQTLNYDVLLIATGTTPDPEETPGLHGDLWYNDIFDFYTFDGATRLAKKLETWEGGRLVINLAESIIKCPVAPLEFAFLADAYFTEKGMRDRVEISYVTPLPGAFTKPKATKVLGGLLEEKGVDVISDFYLMEVDEDAKTLVSYDGQEVPFDLLVSIPVNKGAEFVEASDMGDLDDLNFIPTDKHTLKAKDHDNIFVIGDATNVPTSKAGSVAHFMGDTVLENILHHIHGEPLEPSFDGHANCFIETGFGKATLIDFNYDTEPLPGTYPLPALGPMKLLKETRLNHVGKLFFRWIYWHVLLTGRELPVTNQMSMVGKQPDAVVAN; encoded by the coding sequence ATGAAAGATCTTGTTATTCTCGGTGCCGGTACAGCCGGTACGATGATGTTAAACAAGCTTGTTCGCGCGCTGGACCGATCGGAATGGCGTCTGACGATCGTCGACAAAGATCGAGTCCACTATTATCAGCCGGGCTTCCTATTTATTCCATTCGGGATGTATAATGAGGGCGACGTCACGCGGCCGAAGGAAGACTTCTTCCCGAAGGGCACGAATGTGATCTGGGATGAGGTGACGCGCGTCGAGCCGGAAGAGAACGTTGTGCATCTCTCGGATGGACAGACGCTGAATTACGACGTGCTTCTGATCGCGACGGGCACGACGCCGGACCCGGAGGAGACGCCGGGCCTCCACGGTGATCTCTGGTACAACGATATCTTCGACTTCTACACGTTCGACGGCGCCACGCGCCTTGCGAAGAAGCTCGAGACATGGGAGGGCGGCCGCCTGGTGATCAACCTGGCGGAGTCGATCATCAAGTGCCCGGTGGCGCCGCTGGAGTTCGCCTTCCTTGCCGATGCGTACTTCACGGAAAAAGGCATGCGAGATCGGGTCGAGATCTCATACGTCACGCCGCTTCCCGGCGCGTTCACCAAGCCGAAGGCGACGAAGGTGCTCGGCGGACTGCTCGAGGAGAAAGGCGTCGACGTGATCTCGGACTTCTACCTCATGGAAGTGGACGAGGACGCGAAAACACTGGTGTCCTATGACGGCCAGGAGGTGCCCTTCGATCTGCTCGTGTCCATCCCCGTGAACAAGGGCGCCGAGTTTGTCGAGGCCAGTGATATGGGCGACCTCGATGATCTCAACTTTATCCCGACCGACAAGCACACGCTGAAGGCAAAGGATCACGACAACATCTTCGTGATCGGTGACGCCACCAACGTCCCGACGTCGAAGGCGGGATCGGTCGCGCACTTCATGGGCGATACCGTCCTGGAGAACATCCTGCACCACATCCACGGAGAGCCGCTGGAGCCCTCGTTCGACGGGCACGCCAACTGCTTCATCGAAACGGGCTTCGGGAAGGCGACGCTGATCGACTTCAACTACGACACCGAGCCGCTCCCGGGGACCTATCCGCTCCCCGCACTCGGACCGATGAAGCTCTTGAAGGAAACGCGCCTGAACCATGTGGGCAAACTCTTCTTCCGCTGGATCTACTGGCACGTGCTGCTCACCGGTCGCGAGTTGCCGGTCACAAATCAGATGTCGATGGTGGGCAAACAGCCGGATGCCGTTGTCGCTAACTGA